The Collimonas sp. PA-H2 genome contains a region encoding:
- the urtD gene encoding urea ABC transporter ATP-binding protein UrtD: MNQPVNPRISPIYDPAHPSENVDNTLHADYGTSYARIKPEGVDTTHGAILYLENITVSFDGFKALNNLNLDISVGELRCIIGPNGAGKTTMMDVITGKTRPSAGTAFFGQSIDLTKLTEYDIAHAGIGRKFQRPTVFEQHTVFENLELAMKMDKRVKTTLFSRLNSEQVDKIDACLRLIRLNGNERRLAGLLSHGQKQWLEIGMLLMQEPQLLLLDEPVAGMSDAETARTAELLNELRGKHSIMVVEHDMGFVAEIAQEGKVTVLHEGSVLAAGKMSEVQADERVIEVYLGR; this comes from the coding sequence ATGAATCAGCCTGTCAACCCGCGCATCAGCCCGATCTACGACCCGGCGCATCCATCGGAGAATGTCGACAACACGCTCCACGCCGACTACGGCACTTCGTATGCGCGCATCAAGCCGGAGGGCGTCGACACCACCCACGGCGCCATTCTCTATCTGGAAAACATCACGGTGTCGTTCGACGGCTTCAAGGCCTTGAACAATCTCAACCTGGATATTTCGGTCGGCGAGCTGCGTTGCATCATCGGCCCCAACGGCGCTGGCAAGACCACCATGATGGATGTCATCACCGGCAAGACCCGCCCTAGCGCCGGCACCGCCTTCTTCGGCCAGAGCATCGACCTGACCAAGCTGACCGAGTACGACATCGCCCACGCCGGCATCGGCCGCAAGTTCCAGCGGCCGACGGTGTTCGAGCAGCACACCGTGTTCGAGAACCTGGAGCTGGCGATGAAGATGGACAAGCGCGTCAAGACCACCTTGTTTTCGCGCCTGAACTCGGAACAGGTCGACAAGATCGACGCCTGCCTGCGTCTGATCCGCCTCAACGGCAACGAGCGGCGGCTGGCCGGTTTGTTATCGCACGGGCAGAAGCAGTGGCTGGAAATCGGCATGCTGCTGATGCAGGAGCCGCAGCTGTTGCTGCTGGACGAACCGGTAGCCGGCATGTCCGATGCGGAAACAGCGCGCACGGCGGAGCTGCTCAACGAATTGCGCGGCAAGCATTCGATCATGGTGGTCGAACACGACATGGGCTTTGTCGCCGAGATCGCGCAAGAAGGCAAGGTCACAGTGCTGCACGAAGGCTCGGTGCTGGCAGCGGGCAAGATGTCGGAAGTCCAGGCTGACGAACGGGTCATCGAAGTCTATCTTGGGCGGTAG
- the urtC gene encoding urea ABC transporter permease subunit UrtC, translating to MTQTPLFSRPAWIGIVVCCLILALLPILNLAFPSGHTLHISSYTVALVGKFMCYAMAALALDLVWGYTGILSLGHGVFFALGGYAHGMYLMRAIGRDGVYQSNLPDFMVFLDWKTYPWFWSLTDNFWYCMALVVLVPGVLAFVFGYFAFRSRIKGVYFSIITQAMTFAFMLLFFRNNTGFGGNNGFTDFKRILGYSITAPSTKAVLYLITLAFLFGALVLCRWIVTSKLGRVLQAVRDSESRLMFIGYNPLWFKLFVWTLSAVLCGIAGALYVPQVGIINPSEMSPANSIEMVIWAAVGGRGSLLGPIIGAFSVNGLKSWFTGAFPDLWLYALGLIFILVTLFMPQGILGLAAHLKNKLKSKPASQPEAEASGSKEAA from the coding sequence ATGACGCAGACACCGTTGTTCTCGCGTCCGGCCTGGATCGGCATCGTCGTCTGCTGTTTGATCTTGGCGCTGCTACCGATCCTGAACCTGGCGTTCCCCAGCGGACACACGCTGCATATCTCCAGCTACACGGTGGCGCTGGTCGGCAAGTTCATGTGCTACGCGATGGCGGCGCTGGCGCTGGACCTGGTGTGGGGCTACACCGGCATCCTGTCGCTCGGCCACGGCGTGTTCTTTGCGCTGGGCGGCTATGCCCATGGCATGTACCTGATGCGGGCCATCGGCCGCGACGGCGTCTATCAAAGCAACCTGCCGGATTTCATGGTGTTCCTCGACTGGAAAACCTATCCGTGGTTCTGGTCGCTGACCGACAACTTCTGGTACTGCATGGCGCTAGTGGTGCTGGTGCCTGGCGTGCTAGCCTTCGTGTTCGGTTACTTCGCCTTCCGCTCGCGCATCAAGGGCGTCTATTTTTCGATTATTACCCAGGCGATGACCTTCGCCTTCATGTTGCTATTCTTCCGCAACAATACCGGCTTCGGCGGCAACAACGGCTTCACCGATTTCAAGCGCATCCTCGGCTACTCCATCACCGCGCCGTCGACCAAGGCGGTGCTGTACCTGATCACGCTCGCCTTCCTGTTCGGCGCGCTAGTGCTGTGCCGCTGGATCGTGACCTCGAAACTGGGACGGGTGCTGCAGGCCGTGCGTGATTCCGAATCGCGCCTGATGTTCATCGGCTACAACCCCTTGTGGTTCAAGCTGTTTGTCTGGACCTTGTCGGCGGTATTGTGCGGCATTGCCGGCGCCCTGTATGTACCGCAGGTGGGCATCATCAACCCTTCCGAGATGTCGCCGGCGAATTCGATCGAGATGGTGATCTGGGCCGCGGTCGGCGGCCGCGGCTCGCTGCTCGGCCCTATCATCGGCGCCTTCTCGGTGAACGGCCTGAAGAGCTGGTTCACCGGCGCCTTCCCTGACCTCTGGCTGTATGCGCTGGGTCTGATCTTCATCCTGGTGACGCTGTTCATGCCGCAGGGGATCCTGGGATTGGCGGCGCATCTGAAAAACAAACTGAAAAGCAAACCCGCAAGTCAGCCTGAGGCTGAAGCCAGCGGCAGCAAGGAGGCGGCATGA
- the urtB gene encoding urea ABC transporter permease subunit UrtB has product MKISRKILLAVALCMQGLLAHAAIDPALLKPLAGDDPDARIAAVNQIAALANDDALKILNALNSDALYARPDGTVLIVDDTKAFNPATGQTLATPDDADGISVNNRLRGVVEGALSGLKLFSPNRKLRIAAATDLMKTADPAQIPLISTALHKESDPEIQDILQQVIATANLHSPDAATRKTAVQTLAGSTNANIRPALQNLLNKNPDGSYIEADPAVRIEAVRTLGVLDRHLATVDFIGKVFYGISLGSVLLLAALGLAITFGLMGIINMAHGELLMIGAYTTYMCQLLFRQYFPAALDGYLLVALPAAFIVTAAVGIVLERLVLRWLYGRPLETLLCTWGISLILMQTVRSIFGAQNVEVANPSWMSGGVTVLGSLVLSYNRIVIIFFALFVVLAVWLILNKTRLGLFVRAVMQNRRMAACVGVSTGKIDMMTFGLGCGIAGLGGVALSQLGNVGPDLGQGYIVDSFMVVVLGGVGQLAGTVIAAFGLGEVNKFLEPMAGAVLAKIAILVFIIVFIQKRPQGLFALKGRSVE; this is encoded by the coding sequence ATGAAAATCTCACGAAAAATTCTTCTCGCCGTAGCTCTCTGCATGCAGGGCCTGCTCGCCCATGCCGCGATCGACCCCGCCCTGCTCAAACCGCTGGCCGGCGACGACCCCGACGCCCGCATCGCCGCCGTCAACCAGATCGCCGCACTGGCCAATGACGACGCCCTGAAAATCCTCAACGCCCTCAACAGCGACGCCCTCTACGCCCGGCCCGACGGCACCGTCCTCATCGTCGACGATACAAAGGCATTCAACCCGGCCACCGGCCAGACCCTGGCCACACCCGATGACGCCGACGGCATCAGCGTCAACAACCGCCTGCGCGGCGTGGTCGAAGGCGCCCTCTCGGGACTGAAACTGTTCTCCCCGAACCGCAAGCTGCGCATCGCCGCCGCCACCGACCTCATGAAAACCGCCGATCCGGCCCAGATACCGCTGATCAGCACAGCACTCCATAAAGAAAGCGACCCCGAGATCCAGGACATCCTGCAGCAAGTCATCGCCACCGCCAACCTGCACTCGCCCGACGCCGCCACCCGCAAAACCGCAGTGCAAACCCTGGCCGGCAGCACCAACGCCAACATCCGCCCGGCCCTGCAAAACCTGCTCAACAAGAACCCCGACGGCAGCTACATCGAAGCCGACCCCGCGGTCCGCATCGAAGCCGTGCGCACCCTCGGCGTGCTGGACCGCCACCTGGCCACCGTCGACTTCATCGGCAAGGTGTTCTACGGCATATCGCTCGGCAGCGTGCTGCTGCTGGCCGCGCTGGGCCTGGCGATCACCTTCGGCCTGATGGGCATCATCAACATGGCGCACGGCGAACTGCTGATGATAGGCGCCTACACCACCTATATGTGCCAGCTGCTGTTCCGCCAGTACTTCCCGGCGGCGCTAGACGGCTACCTGCTGGTCGCCCTGCCGGCCGCCTTCATCGTCACCGCCGCCGTCGGCATCGTGCTGGAACGGCTGGTGCTGCGCTGGCTGTACGGCCGGCCGCTGGAAACCCTGCTCTGCACCTGGGGCATCAGCCTGATCCTGATGCAGACCGTGCGCTCTATCTTCGGCGCCCAGAACGTCGAAGTCGCCAATCCTAGCTGGATGTCGGGCGGCGTCACGGTGCTCGGTTCGCTGGTGCTGTCGTATAACCGCATCGTGATCATTTTCTTTGCGCTGTTCGTGGTGCTGGCGGTGTGGCTGATCTTGAACAAGACCCGGCTCGGCCTGTTCGTCCGCGCGGTCATGCAGAACCGCCGCATGGCGGCCTGCGTCGGCGTTTCCACCGGCAAGATCGACATGATGACCTTCGGCCTCGGCTGCGGCATCGCCGGCCTCGGCGGCGTCGCCCTGTCGCAACTGGGCAACGTCGGCCCCGACCTTGGCCAAGGCTATATCGTCGACTCCTTCATGGTGGTGGTGCTGGGCGGCGTCGGCCAGCTGGCCGGCACGGTGATCGCCGCCTTCGGGCTGGGCGAGGTCAACAAATTCCTGGAGCCGATGGCGGGCGCGGTGCTGGCCAAGATCGCGATCCTGGTGTTCATCATCGTCTTCATCCAGAAACGCCCGCAAGGCCTGTTTGCGCTGAAAGGCAGGAGCGTCGAATGA